In Leptolyngbya sp. NIES-2104, the genomic window TGAAGCAATATCCCAAAGCTTGATCGTTTCATCAAAGCTACCACTTAAGAGCGTTTGTCCATCCGGGCTAAAGTTCACACATCGAACTTGATCTAAATGTCCTGTTAATGTTTTTACACAGTTCGAGGTTTCAATGTCCCAAAGTTTAATCGTTGCATCTTCACTTCCTGTTGCAAGCAGTGTTCCATCAGGACTAAAAGCAACGCTCCTCACTGTATTTGTATGTCCTTCAATCGTTTTCAGGCATTTACCCGTTTGCACATTCCAGAGTTTGATTGTGCGATCGTCACTTCCACTTGCTAACATTCGACCATCAGGACTAAAAGCAATCTTACAAATCCAATGTTGATGTCCTTCCAACACTTGTAAGGGCTTGCCTGTGTTGAGATCCCAAAGTCGGATGGTGCGATCGGCGCTACTACTGGCAAGAATCGGAGCCGTGGGAGAAACGGCGATCGAGATTACCCAATCCTGATGTTCCGTCAATGTTCGCAAACATCCGCCTGTTTTTGCATTCCAGATTTTAACTGTGTTGTCTCCACTTGCCGAAACAATCCAGTTACCATCTGGACTAAATGCAATCTCACACACCCAATGCTGATGACCATCACAGGTGAGAATCTTTTGCCCGTCTAGAACATTCCAAAGATGAATTGTTCCTACCGTGTCACTTGCTGCTAATGTTGCACCATCAGGACTAAAAGCAACCGACCAAACATTTCCTAGGGTTTCAGAGAAGACAGATTTCTTCAAATCAGCATTCGTAAAATTGACTTGATGTAGACTTACTCCTTGTAGCTGAGCTTGCCACACTGCTAAATCTGAAAAGTCATAGTTCGTTAAATCCGTTTTTAGACAACACAATAGATTGAGAATGTTTCCTGCTGCATATCCCGGAGCACAACCATAGTGTTGTCGAAGCTTGATTAAAACGTTTTTTAGCTTTTCTTCTAAGTCCGTCTGGCAATGAGTCGGAGCCGTTAAACGATCGACTAACGGCTGCATGATCATCCGAATTTGTCGATCGCGAATGTGATCTTCCACCGTTGCTTTAATCAACGCATGAGACATCAATAGCCCAAATGATTCTGAGCAAAGCTCGTGATAGATACGATCGATAAAGCGATCGATCACGTATTCCATCACCACAGGCTGCTGAGTGAATTTTGCTCCGCGCCTTTCTACGATCGGTCTTCGTGCCAAAGTTGCTAATGCTTCGATCAATTGACGTTTTGGAACTGCAGGCACTAAATCCTCTGCAAGTTCTGACAACGATGCACCATCCCGATCGATCGCAATCCAGTACATGATCTGCTGTTCGAGATGCGATAAGCGATCGAACTGTTCATCTAATAAATCTGAAATTCCACCAAAAACCGCTGTTCCTTGGGTGAGAAATTCCCCAACATCGCTATCAAACAAATCTTGAATCGTCGAAGCCGCAATTTTAAGCGCTAATGGATTACCGCCGTATAGATTGATAAATCGCTGAAATGTTTTTGAATTCGCTTCTAATTGTTTCGGTTTTAAAAATTCTCCAGCTTCGGTCGAATTCAATCCATCCAATCGAATTGATCGCACAAATTGCCCTTCTAACGCTGCGACTTCTTTCGGTTTCTCGCGGCTCGTCAACACCAGACAACTTTGGTGCACTGTTTCCCCGATCCGCCGAAATAACTCGCCATAAGATTCATACCCGATCGGGTAATGTCCAGCCCGATCGCCACTCTCTAGAATAGATTCAACATTGTCCAGGATGAGGAGGCAGCGCGACGATCGCAAATAGTGCATTAATCGAGCCAATTTCCCATCCACCGTGTCCGGTAGTTCCGTCTCTTGTTGACGCGACAAAAACGGAATCCAGTCCGACAAAATCACATCGAGCGGCGGCGCATCTTGTAACGATCGCCAAATCACCGCCTCAAACTTCCCCTGTACCTGTTGCGCCAACTTCACCGAGAGAACCGTTTTTCCGATGCCCCCCATCCCCAAAATCGTCACGAATCGACATTGCTCCTCGGTCAACGCCCGATCGAGCGATTCTAATTCCTGCGATCGCCCACAAAATCCCGACACATCCACCGCTTCCCCCCAATCGATCAGCGCGTGCGATGTGGGAATCGTTGGGCGATCGACTTGGGTAAATTGGCGTAGTGCCACGCGGAAATTGCTCTTCGTCACCCGCTGCCCTAAGCGATCGGACAACAGTTGCCACAATTGCGCCCCGACCAGCTTGATATAGTCCGGATCGTAATCTTCAGCCGTTGCAATCTGTTCATACGTCAACCCTTCCCAAGCGCATCGGAACACAACTTCTTGAAGATGAGTCAACCGATCCTGCTGCAACACCCGATCCAACACACCCAGCGCATCTTCGATCGTGATCACGGTAGTTCACCTTTTCTGATTATTCTCGTTTGGCAGATATTAACTGCTTCAACTAGTCTCAGAGAAATTACGGATACCTTAATTTTCCGACAAAGTTGGGTGGCACAAAATAACGTTTTATAACCTTGAAATCACTAACCTTTTCATACTGTCGATCGCACTTTAGTCGCGTATCGTCGTAGAACAAAGGTGAATCGGGTGCATAAAACCAATGTTTCAACCGTATTCAGCCTTATCGGAACTCGACTGCTCGGCTTCCGTATTCATTCGTTCATTCGCCCCTGAAGATGATGAACATGGCTCTAAATACTTCTAATGATTTCCTGTTGTCTGTGCTTGAAGGTTTAGTCGATGGTATTTTGCTGGTCAGTCCGAATGGTGAATTAATGTTTGCTAATTCTGCTGCCACCCAACTGTGCCAAAAACTAAACCCGAAAGAGCACTATCCTATTGAGGTCTGGCGTTCCTGCGAAGCGTTGATTGAAAGTCGCGAATGGTATGGCGATCGACCACTCGTGATCGAGTCCGAACTGCAAATTGAAGATCATCAAACCTATCGAATCCGAGTTCAATGGTTGCAGTTAGATGAGCCTTGTCTGCTCGTTCGTTTGGAAGATCAACAGCGATCGCTACAAAGTCTTGCCGTCACCGAAGCGAAAAAATTCGGTCTGACTCCAAGAGAAGCCGAAGTCTGGTTTCTCAAACGCTGTAATCTATCTCGAAAAGAGATTGCGGCTCGATTGTTTATTACGATCGATACTGTGAAAAAACATTTAGGTAATATCCAATCAAAACGTCAGGCGCACCAAGAAAGTTGGTGTTAGGAACAAAAAGCTCCGATCTTGGAAAAGATCGGAGCTTTTTCTATAGAAATACCAGATTGGGGTATGTTTTAAAACCTTTTCACTCCGTTGCTGACCCGCCCCGGAATGGAATTCGGGGCTAATCAAACGAAGTCCACTGAAGGGGACTAAAAGCCAATTTGAGCCTCTTCAGTCCGTTTTAACGGCCTTCGCACTGTTAGCCCCGGAATGGAATTCCGGGGCTAACAGTGCGAAGGCGTTTCAAAACACGCCCTAATCCTCAGCACACACGCCCTAATCCTCAGCAAAAATGTACTTATACAATTCGCTCGGATCAGGCTCAGGACTTTCCAATCCAAACTTCACCGCATCTTCCACCAACGCCTGCACTTTCTTCTCAATCTCCTTGATCTCGCTCTGACTGACCAAATTCTGCTCAATCAAATACGAAGAAAACTTCTTCAGGGGATCACGCGCCAACCACGCCTCTTTTTCCTCTTTCGATCGCAGTTCATCCGGATCAGCCAACGAATGCCCCCGAAATCGATACGTCAAACACTCAATCAACGTCGGACCTTCGCCCGCTCTCGCCCGTCTCACCGCTTCCTGCGCGACTCCCCGAACCGCCAGCACATCCATGCCGTCCACTTCATAACCGGGCATTCCAAACACGCTGGCTTTCTTGTAAATCTCAGTTTGCGAACTGGCCCGATCGTGCGCCATCCCGATCGCCCATTTGTTATTCTCAACCACGAAAATGATCGGCAACTTCCACAACGCCGCCATATTCAGACATTCAAAGAACTGTCCGTTATTCGTCGTGCCATCACCAAAAAATGCAGCCGTGACCTGATCCGCAGTTTCATCGCCCATCACTTCCCGCCGATACTTCGACTGGAACGCTGCCCCAGTCGCCACCGGAATCCCTTCACCGATAAACGCAAATCCGCCCAGCAAACGGTGTTCCGCCGAAAACAAGTGCATCGAACCGCCGCGACCTTTACTGCATCCAGTCGCCTTACCGAACAATTCCGCCATCACTTCCCGCGCGGGAACACCACACGACAGCGCGTGAACGTGATCGCGATACGTGCTGCAAACATAATCTTCACCCGGACGCATCGCCCGAATTACACCCGTTGAAACCGCTTCTTGACCGTTATATAAGTGAACGAATCCGAACATCTTGCCGCGATAGTACATTTCGGCACACTTATCTTCAAAAAAGCGACCCAACACCATATCCTCATACAGCATCAACCCTTCTTCGCGGGTCACTTGTGCGGGCACTGTTTGAAATGCCGGAAATGCTCTTTCTTGAACCATGAGAATCAATTAACCTCGCTGCAATAACCCCAGATCGAACAGTGTAGGTGAAGCCTCGCAAAGAATCACGCGCCATTCTGAATAATCTAATCTAAAATACCTTCCTGATGTATCAAAGATCAAATGCTGCAACCGGAAACCCTAACAGAATTATGGTTCGAGATTGACAAACTTCAAGATTTATTTATCTTGAAGTGATGGTCTCAATCCTCAGATACCTTTATTGTTAGGATTACTGTTTCCGAAGTTGCGTACCATCTCTGACTTTGCATCTACAGGGTATGATGTCTGTCAATTCGATCGTCATTCTCTCAAACCTATCTCTGACACTCTGCTGGGGACGTGACCTGTGCGTATACCGCTCGACTACTACCGAATCTTAGGGCTGCCGATGCAAGCGACGGCAGACCAGTTGAAGCAAGCTCATCGCGATCGCACTTTACAATTGCCCCGCCGTGAGTATTCCGAAGCCGCGATCGCCACTCGCCGGGACTTACTCGATCGCGCCTTTGCGATCTTGTCTGACCCCGCTCAACGTAAATCCGTTGACGAGGAATTGTTAGGACTTCAATATGAAAACGATGCGGATGCGGCAACGATCGGACTCGACGATCGACAATTGATCGGAGCGCTTCTGATTCTTCAGGAATTAGGCGAATATGAGCTAGTTCTGAAAATCGGACGACCGTATCTGAGTAGCGGAACGGCATCAATTCGAGATGGACGCTTTGGCGATCCCCGCATTGCTCTGTCTGATATTGTG contains:
- a CDS encoding LuxR C-terminal-related transcriptional regulator, with the protein product MALNTSNDFLLSVLEGLVDGILLVSPNGELMFANSAATQLCQKLNPKEHYPIEVWRSCEALIESREWYGDRPLVIESELQIEDHQTYRIRVQWLQLDEPCLLVRLEDQQRSLQSLAVTEAKKFGLTPREAEVWFLKRCNLSRKEIAARLFITIDTVKKHLGNIQSKRQAHQESWC
- a CDS encoding NB-ARC domain-containing protein, with amino-acid sequence MITIEDALGVLDRVLQQDRLTHLQEVVFRCAWEGLTYEQIATAEDYDPDYIKLVGAQLWQLLSDRLGQRVTKSNFRVALRQFTQVDRPTIPTSHALIDWGEAVDVSGFCGRSQELESLDRALTEEQCRFVTILGMGGIGKTVLSVKLAQQVQGKFEAVIWRSLQDAPPLDVILSDWIPFLSRQQETELPDTVDGKLARLMHYLRSSRCLLILDNVESILESGDRAGHYPIGYESYGELFRRIGETVHQSCLVLTSREKPKEVAALEGQFVRSIRLDGLNSTEAGEFLKPKQLEANSKTFQRFINLYGGNPLALKIAASTIQDLFDSDVGEFLTQGTAVFGGISDLLDEQFDRLSHLEQQIMYWIAIDRDGASLSELAEDLVPAVPKRQLIEALATLARRPIVERRGAKFTQQPVVMEYVIDRFIDRIYHELCSESFGLLMSHALIKATVEDHIRDRQIRMIMQPLVDRLTAPTHCQTDLEEKLKNVLIKLRQHYGCAPGYAAGNILNLLCCLKTDLTNYDFSDLAVWQAQLQGVSLHQVNFTNADLKKSVFSETLGNVWSVAFSPDGATLAASDTVGTIHLWNVLDGQKILTCDGHQHWVCEIAFSPDGNWIVSASGDNTVKIWNAKTGGCLRTLTEHQDWVISIAVSPTAPILASSSADRTIRLWDLNTGKPLQVLEGHQHWICKIAFSPDGRMLASGSDDRTIKLWNVQTGKCLKTIEGHTNTVRSVAFSPDGTLLATGSEDATIKLWDIETSNCVKTLTGHLDQVRCVNFSPDGQTLLSGSFDETIKLWDIASGKCLKTLQQHRGVIRSTIFSPTGNMIASGSADQSVRLWHTQTGECCKTLQGYTNFVLSVEFSCDNQFLASTSTDQTVNLWDSATGTCVSSFYGHENWVWTVAFSPDDQLLASGSFDHTIRVWERSTNQCLKVLRGHTNWVWSVVFSPNGTTLASGSFDQTIRLWNPNTGECLHILAAQSRIWSIAYSPDGEFLASGEENHLIHLWNPHTGQCLQTLQGHTNRVMSIAFSTDGKQLVSGSEDGTVRIWDLKSGQCESVFQNNDRIMSVAFSPTSDHIASGGIDQTVKLWNLRTGDCQILRGHLDRIWSVKFDREGLVIASGSEDQTVRLWSVETGECLKVLQKPQPYDGMNITNVSGITNAQKTTLKALGAIDG
- the pdhA gene encoding pyruvate dehydrogenase (acetyl-transferring) E1 component subunit alpha, with translation MVQERAFPAFQTVPAQVTREEGLMLYEDMVLGRFFEDKCAEMYYRGKMFGFVHLYNGQEAVSTGVIRAMRPGEDYVCSTYRDHVHALSCGVPAREVMAELFGKATGCSKGRGGSMHLFSAEHRLLGGFAFIGEGIPVATGAAFQSKYRREVMGDETADQVTAAFFGDGTTNNGQFFECLNMAALWKLPIIFVVENNKWAIGMAHDRASSQTEIYKKASVFGMPGYEVDGMDVLAVRGVAQEAVRRARAGEGPTLIECLTYRFRGHSLADPDELRSKEEKEAWLARDPLKKFSSYLIEQNLVSQSEIKEIEKKVQALVEDAVKFGLESPEPDPSELYKYIFAED